DNA sequence from the Verrucomicrobiia bacterium genome:
GGCCGGTTAAGGCCCCGTAAGAAACAACCCGGTTCAGCGCCCCTTCCAGGCGGCGAATGTTGGTCCGAATCCGATCGGCCAGAAACGCCATAATGTCCCCGGGCACCTCCACGCCCATGGAACCCGCCTTCTTGCGCAAAATCGCCAAACGCACCTCCCCATCAGGAGGCTGCAAGTCGGTGACCAGGCCACCCTCAAAGCGTGAAACCAGCCGCTGCTCCAGATTCCGGAGTTCCCCCACTGGCCGGTCGCAAGTCAGCACGATCTGTTTGCCCGCCTCTTGCAGTGCATTGAACGTATGAAAGAATTCCTCCTGGATCCGCTCCTTGCCCGCCAGGAACTGAATGTCGTCAATCAGCAGCACGTCAGCCTGCCGGCATTTCTTCCGAAACCGGCCCAGTTGGTTGGTCTGGATGCCTTCGATGTAGGCATTCGTAAACTGCTCGGAAGACATGCAGCCTATGCGTGCTGCCTTTTTATGCGTCGCGACGTGGTGCCCAATGGCGTGCAGCAGATGGGTCTTGCCCAAGCCGACCCCGCCATAAACAAATAGCGGATTATACGCTTTGCCCGGGGCCTGAGCGACCGCCAGCGCCGCCGCGTGGGCGAAACTGTTATTGTTACCCACTACAAACGTTTCAAACTTGTTTTTGGGATCACACCCCAACTGCTGGCTGGTGTTGTTTGTCCCGGGAAGCGGTTCAGCAGGTTTCGTGGGTGGAGGACCCGACGCAGCCGGCGCGGGCGCTGGAGAGGCGCCGTTTGCACTAACGTGGAAACGAATTTCCAAGCGCCGCCCGGACGCAGCGGTGAGCGCTTCCTGCAACATGCCCACATAGTTGTCTTTGAGCCAGGTTTCGCTGAACTCGTTCGCGACCTCTAGCACGAGGCTGTCGCAATTGCGCCCGTGAGGGCGCAACGGCGCCACCCATAAATTGTAAGCATCCGGGTCGAGTCGGACACGAAGGTGTTCCTGTGCGGCGCCCCAAACCGATTCTACTGAAGTTAGCATTTTACAGATAAACCCATGTTTTCAGGGTTTTGTTCACTTGAACCCACCGCGCCAGATCGACCCGGCCCGGAGGTCCATTCTTCAGAGGGGGCCAACCGCGGCCAGTCAATTGACAGTTCCACGCAAAAGCTTGGTGACTTCCAAAACCCGATCCGAAGACACGTAAGTCATTCTAAAAGAAGCGATTAGCCCCAGTCCGGCTAACCTGGCGCTCGTCCGAGGCTTTCCCATTGCCACTTCCGAGCGCACACGACCGCGGTCAGGTCCAAGCTTTTACTCCCCCGTCTCCAATTTAGCGAGGACAACATATTAACTGTTGTTACCGGGTTATACACAGATGCGCGAATCCCAACAATTCTGCCCCATCGGACGTTTCAAATTACAAATGGCACGAGCACGCATGAAGACCAATTGCCCGTTGCAAATGAGCAGGCCCAGCGGCTGAATCTCCTCCAATCTACACACATCGGGGCCTCATCGGCGCCAATCCCGGAGAACGGTTCCAGCCCGGTTAGCCTTCGGTTCACGGTTTCTAGTCGGGGATATACTCCGCCGGAATCCACTGGATGTCGGTGCGGCCACACGAATAACGGGCGTAGCAGCCAGCCGTCCCTGCTGCCGCACCCAATTCGTGGGTTATCATTTTGCTCGTCGGTATCTTTTGAATTCTGCAGCAACACTCGCGGTAAACTTGGGAATCTCCAATTCGTTCCCAATAATCGAGCAGGATACCGTCAGGGACGGCGGCGCGGATCCGGGCGGAATATTGAGGGCGTGACCTTCATGCTTGCTTGGGTAGGGCCGATCAGCGTGTAGGTCCCGCGAAACGCGACGTTCGTCCAACGCTGGCCATCCACGATTAAAATGTCCGCAATCTTGAAGGATCGATCCTTGAAAAACTCGACAGCCTCGAATGCCTCG
Encoded proteins:
- the dnaA gene encoding chromosomal replication initiator protein DnaA, translated to MLTSVESVWGAAQEHLRVRLDPDAYNLWVAPLRPHGRNCDSLVLEVANEFSETWLKDNYVGMLQEALTAASGRRLEIRFHVSANGASPAPAPAASGPPPTKPAEPLPGTNNTSQQLGCDPKNKFETFVVGNNNSFAHAAALAVAQAPGKAYNPLFVYGGVGLGKTHLLHAIGHHVATHKKAARIGCMSSEQFTNAYIEGIQTNQLGRFRKKCRQADVLLIDDIQFLAGKERIQEEFFHTFNALQEAGKQIVLTCDRPVGELRNLEQRLVSRFEGGLVTDLQPPDGEVRLAILRKKAGSMGVEVPGDIMAFLADRIRTNIRRLEGALNRVVSYGALTG